One Desulfuromonas sp. DNA window includes the following coding sequences:
- a CDS encoding GxxExxY protein — MKEDVLSNKVIGAAIEVHKTLGPGLLESAYEKCLCREFDLIGLPYETQKQLPLSYKNESLDCGYKLDLIVDDSVILELKSVNKLEPIHDAQLLTYLKLTQCRLGMLLNFNVPLMRDGIKRIVNNLV, encoded by the coding sequence ATGAAAGAAGATGTTCTTTCGAATAAGGTCATTGGTGCGGCTATAGAGGTTCATAAGACTTTAGGGCCTGGGCTTCTTGAATCTGCATATGAGAAGTGTCTCTGTCGTGAATTCGATTTGATCGGTTTACCATATGAAACTCAGAAACAATTGCCCTTGAGTTATAAGAACGAATCACTTGATTGCGGTTACAAGCTTGATTTAATTGTTGACGACTCTGTCATTCTTGAGTTGAAATCTGTTAACAAACTTGAGCCGATTCACGATGCTCAACTACTGACATACTTGAAATTAACCCAGTGCAGGTTGGGGATGTTGTTAAACTTCAATGTTCCTTTGATGCGCGATGGAATAAAGAGAATTGTAAACAATCTGGTTTAG
- a CDS encoding GDP-fucose synthetase: MNLSSKIYVAGHQGMVGRAIVRKLEADGFNNLLLRGRDVLDLCDQRAVSDFFASEKPDYVFLAAAKVGGIHANNSYPAEFIHDNLVIQSNIIHSAWRTGVERLLFLGSSCIYPKLAPQPMNEDALLTGLLEPTNEPYALAKIAGIKLCESYNRQYGTKFVSVMPTNLYGPFDNFDLQSSHVLPALMRKLHEAKLSGADSVEVWGSGTPKREFLHVDDMAAACFHIMQLPDDLLAAQLLNYPEPSFANVGTGVDLTIRELAETISEVVGFAGELVFDPSKPDGTPRKLLDVSRLEKLGWSAEVDLKSGIESTYRWFRENFSNT, encoded by the coding sequence ATGAACTTATCATCAAAAATATACGTTGCCGGCCATCAGGGGATGGTTGGGCGGGCTATTGTTCGCAAGCTGGAAGCGGATGGTTTCAATAACCTTCTGTTGCGTGGCAGGGATGTTCTCGATCTGTGCGACCAACGGGCGGTCTCCGATTTTTTCGCGTCCGAGAAGCCTGACTACGTATTCCTGGCGGCGGCCAAGGTCGGCGGGATCCACGCCAACAACAGTTACCCGGCCGAGTTCATCCATGACAACCTGGTCATTCAATCGAATATCATCCATTCCGCCTGGCGGACCGGGGTTGAGCGGCTGCTCTTTTTGGGCTCTTCCTGTATCTACCCGAAACTGGCACCCCAGCCGATGAATGAAGATGCCTTGCTGACCGGTCTGCTTGAACCGACCAACGAGCCGTATGCCCTGGCCAAAATCGCCGGGATCAAGTTGTGTGAGTCGTATAATCGCCAATACGGAACAAAATTCGTGTCGGTCATGCCGACCAATCTCTACGGCCCGTTTGATAACTTCGACCTGCAGAGCTCGCATGTGTTGCCGGCCCTGATGCGCAAACTGCATGAGGCAAAACTCTCCGGTGCCGACTCTGTTGAAGTCTGGGGTAGCGGCACGCCGAAAAGGGAGTTTCTGCATGTCGATGACATGGCTGCAGCCTGTTTCCATATCATGCAGTTGCCGGATGACCTTCTGGCCGCGCAGCTTCTGAATTATCCGGAACCTTCCTTTGCCAATGTCGGCACCGGGGTTGACCTGACCATCCGCGAATTGGCAGAAACGATCAGTGAGGTTGTTGGCTTTGCCGGAGAACTGGTTTTTGATCCCTCGAAGCCGGATGGAACGCCGCGCAAGCTTCTCGATGTATCGCGGCTGGAGAAGCTTGGATGGAGCGCGGAGGTTGATCTGAAAAGTGGAATTGAGTCAACTTATCGTTGGTTTCGTGAAAATTTCTCAAATACTTAA
- a CDS encoding mannose-1-phosphate guanylyltransferase/mannose-6-phosphate isomerase, whose translation MILPVILSGGAGTRLWPLSRELYPKQLLPLVGASTMLQDTVARLHGIESLAAPMIICNEEHRFMVAEQLRMIDIDPSAIILEPVGRNTAPAVAIAALQATPREDDPILLVLPADHVIKDRTVFRTAVANGAQLAEEGRLVTFGIVPDAPETGYGYIRSGAELSHSGLQVAEFVEKPDLETAQKYLADGRYFWNSGMFMFKASVYLRQLEKFNPEMLSACRDAFDSMSSDLDFLRLGKESFAACPKDSIDYAVMEKTDKAAVIPLAAGWSDVGSWSSLREVNEQDGNGNVIHGDVFSTGSNDCYLHADSKLVAAIGLQDIVVVETADAVLVAGKDSVQDVKSVVEWLKQEGRDESLLHRRVNRPWGTFESVDQGERFQVKRIVVNPGASLSLQRHQHRAEHWVVVSGVARVTCGDEVRMMNVDESTYIPVGAVHRLENPGDVPLEIIEVQSGGYLGEDDIERFEDNFGR comes from the coding sequence ATGATATTACCCGTCATTCTTTCCGGCGGTGCCGGCACCCGACTCTGGCCGCTGTCACGTGAACTCTATCCGAAACAGTTGCTGCCACTGGTCGGGGCCTCGACCATGTTGCAGGACACCGTTGCCCGTCTGCACGGTATCGAGAGTCTTGCGGCACCGATGATTATCTGCAATGAAGAACACCGCTTCATGGTGGCAGAGCAGCTGCGGATGATCGATATCGATCCATCGGCAATTATTCTTGAACCTGTCGGGCGCAATACCGCACCGGCAGTGGCGATAGCGGCTTTGCAGGCGACGCCAAGGGAAGATGACCCGATCCTGCTTGTTCTGCCGGCAGATCATGTGATCAAGGATCGAACGGTATTCCGCACAGCTGTGGCCAATGGCGCGCAATTGGCTGAAGAGGGTCGCCTGGTCACTTTCGGCATTGTTCCCGATGCACCTGAAACCGGATACGGCTATATCCGCTCCGGTGCTGAACTGTCGCATTCTGGTCTGCAGGTCGCCGAATTTGTCGAAAAGCCCGATCTGGAAACGGCGCAGAAATATCTCGCGGATGGCCGCTACTTCTGGAACAGCGGCATGTTTATGTTCAAGGCTTCGGTCTATTTACGGCAACTCGAGAAATTCAACCCGGAGATGCTGAGCGCCTGTCGTGATGCATTCGATTCAATGAGTTCCGATCTTGATTTCCTTCGCCTCGGCAAAGAGTCCTTTGCCGCCTGTCCGAAAGACTCGATCGACTATGCGGTCATGGAAAAAACGGACAAGGCTGCTGTTATCCCGCTGGCGGCCGGCTGGAGCGATGTCGGGTCCTGGTCATCGCTGCGCGAGGTCAACGAACAGGATGGCAATGGCAATGTTATTCACGGCGATGTATTTTCCACCGGCAGCAATGATTGTTACCTGCATGCCGACAGCAAGTTGGTTGCTGCCATCGGGTTGCAGGATATTGTCGTTGTTGAAACCGCTGATGCGGTACTGGTTGCCGGCAAGGATTCCGTGCAGGATGTCAAGAGCGTGGTTGAATGGCTGAAACAGGAAGGGCGTGATGAGTCGCTGCTGCATCGCCGGGTCAACAGGCCCTGGGGAACCTTCGAGAGTGTCGACCAGGGGGAACGGTTTCAGGTGAAGCGGATTGTCGTCAATCCGGGAGCCAGTCTGTCTCTGCAGCGCCATCAGCACCGGGCCGAGCATTGGGTCGTGGTGAGCGGCGTTGCCCGGGTCACTTGCGGCGACGAGGTCCGGATGATGAATGTTGATGAGTCGACTTACATTCCGGTTGGGGCAGTGCATCGACTCGAGAACCCGGGGGATGTGCCACTGGAGATTATCGAGGTTCAATCGGGTGGGTATCTCGGTGAGGATGATATCGAGCGGTTTGAGGATAATTTCGGAAGGTGA